A region from the Camelus ferus isolate YT-003-E chromosome 1, BCGSAC_Cfer_1.0, whole genome shotgun sequence genome encodes:
- the PAQR9 gene encoding membrane progestin receptor epsilon has protein sequence MPRRLQPRSAGTKGPPGTTAAASEAASRPHPSAPGDPPASAKPLLRWDEVPDDFVECFILSGYRRLPCTAQECLASVLKPTNETLNFWTHFIPLLLFLSKFCHLFFLSGRDVPFHHPWLLPLWCYASGVLLTFAMSCTAHVFSCLSLRLRAAFFYLDYASISYYGFGSTVAYYYYLLPGLSLLDARVMTPYVQQRLGWHVDCTGLIAAYRALVLPVAFVLAVTCTVACCKSRTDWCSYPFALRTFVFIMPLSMACPIMLESWLFDLRGENPTLFLHFYRRYFWLVVAAFFNVSKIPERIQPGLFDIIGHSHQLFHIFTFLSIYDQVYYVEEGLRQFLKAPPDAPTFLGTVGYMLLLVVCLGLVIKKFLSSAEFCSKKTVLQNHREKFKGVSVLWAFGRWRWVNQEGESSWFLPLKKNSGGVCDIQGFF, from the exons ATGCCGCGGCGCCTGCAGCCCCGGAGCGCGGGCACAAAAGGCCCGCCCGGCACGACCGCGGCGGCTTCAGAGGCCGCCTCGCGCCCCCACCCCTCGGCCCCCGGGGACCCTCCGGCATCCGCCAAGCCGCTGCTGCGCTGGGACGAGGTGCCCGACGACTTCGTGGAGTGCTTCATCCTGTCGGGCTACCGGCGGCTGCCGTGCACGGCGCAGGAGTGCCTAGCCTCGGTGCTGAAGCCTACCAACGAGACGCTCAACTTCTGGACGCACTTCATCCCGCTGCTGCTGTTCCTGAGCAAGTTCTGCCATCTGTTCTTCCTGAGCGGCCGCGACGTGCCCTTCCACCACCCATGGCTGCTGCCGCTGTGGTGCTACGCGTCGGGGGTGCTGCTGACCTTCGCCATGAGCTGCACGGCACACGTGTTCAGCTGCCTGTCGCTGCGCCTGCGCGCCGCCTTCTTCTACCTGGACTACGCGTCCATCAGCTACTACGGCTTCGGCAGCACGGTGGCATACTACTACTACTTGCTGCCGGGCCTGAGTTTGCTGGACGCCAGGGTGATGACCCCGTACGTACAGCAGCGTCTGGGCTGGCACGTGGACTGCACCGGCCTCATCGCCGCCTACCGCGCGCTCGTGCTGCCCGTGGCCTTCGTGCTGGCCGTGACCTGCACGGTGGCCTGCTGCAAGAGCCGCACTGACTGGTGCTCTTACCCGTTCGCGCTGCGCACCTTTGTCTTCATCATGCCCCTGAGCATGGCCTGCCCCATTATGCTCGAGAGCTGGCTCTTCGACTTGCGCGGCGAGAACCCCACGCTCTTCCTGCATTTCTACCGCCGCTACTTCTGGCTGGTGGTGGCGGCCTTCTTCAACGTGAGCAAGATCCCCGAGCGCATCCAGCCAGGCCTCTTCGACATCATCGGCCACAGCCACCAGCTCTTCCACATCTTCACTTTCCTCAGCATCTACGACCAGGTGTACTACGTAGAGGAGGGCCTGCGCCAGTTCCTCAAGGCGCCACCTGACGCGCCCACCTTCTTGGGCACCGTGGGCTACATGCTGTTGTTGGTCGTCTGTCTGGGGCTGGTCATCAAGAAGTTCCTCAGCAGCGCCGAATTCTGCAGTAAAAA GACGGTGCTGCAAAACCACAGGGAAAAATTCAAGGGGGTCTCAGTGCTTTGGGCCTTTGGAAGATGGAGGTGGGTtaatcaggagggagagagcagCTGGTTCTTGcccctgaaaaaaaattcaggtggTGTCTGTGACATCCAGGGATTTTTCTAA